A genome region from Phaeobacter sp. A36a-5a includes the following:
- a CDS encoding ribonuclease T2, with the protein MRGIKRTLKAALIAVATVGLGIAFAATSPRQATAEGEIAGQFDYYVLSLSWSPNWCALEGDAKRSEQCDPRHDHGWTLHGLWPQFHRGWPSYCRTAEAPPTRQQTQQMADIMGTSGLAWHQWKKHGTCSGLSAREYFALSRQAYAEINRPRAFRRLTQAVTLPASLVEQAFLQDNPDLKPDTLTITCRNGHIQEARICLSRDLKPVPCGRDVIRDCTQKNAVFEPIR; encoded by the coding sequence ATGCGCGGCATCAAACGGACCCTGAAGGCAGCCCTTATTGCGGTAGCAACTGTCGGACTGGGCATCGCCTTTGCCGCGACATCGCCGAGACAGGCAACAGCCGAAGGCGAGATTGCCGGGCAGTTCGACTACTATGTCCTCAGTCTCAGCTGGTCGCCGAACTGGTGTGCGCTGGAAGGCGATGCCAAACGGTCCGAGCAATGCGACCCCCGCCACGATCATGGCTGGACCCTGCATGGGCTCTGGCCGCAGTTCCATCGTGGCTGGCCGAGCTACTGCCGCACCGCAGAGGCACCGCCGACCCGCCAGCAGACGCAGCAGATGGCCGACATCATGGGGACCTCCGGCCTCGCCTGGCATCAGTGGAAGAAACACGGAACCTGTAGTGGCCTGTCCGCTCGCGAATATTTCGCCCTCTCCCGGCAGGCCTACGCAGAGATCAACCGACCGCGTGCCTTTCGCAGGCTGACCCAAGCCGTGACCCTACCCGCCAGTCTGGTGGAGCAGGCCTTTCTGCAGGACAACCCCGATCTGAAGCCCGACACGCTGACCATCACCTGCCGCAATGGCCACATCCAGGAAGCCCGCATCTGTCTATCCCGCGACCTGAAACCCGTGCCCTGCGGCCGCGATGTGATCCGGGACTGCACGCAGAAAAACGCGGTGTTCGAGCCGATCCGCTAG
- a CDS encoding DUF1013 domain-containing protein, which translates to MAKPLMAKATAVWLVDNTTISFKQIADFVGMHELEIQGIADGDVAAGVKGFDPVANNQLTQEEVDKAENNPLHKLKLKFNPAAAGEEKRRGPRYTPLSKRQDRPASIYWLVKFHPELSDGQISKLVGTTKPTIQAIRERTHWNIANIQPIDPVALGLCKQSELDAAVQKAAAKKAAEGGVMSDDERRKLVSTEQSLEMDAEPRMPSAIEGLETFTLGGSDKPSRAEEEDVVDADSFFNLPAGGDDEDDEDDTDPRF; encoded by the coding sequence ATGGCAAAACCGTTGATGGCCAAGGCGACCGCCGTGTGGCTGGTGGACAATACCACGATCAGCTTCAAACAGATTGCCGATTTTGTCGGTATGCACGAGCTGGAAATCCAGGGCATCGCTGATGGCGATGTGGCTGCTGGCGTCAAAGGGTTCGACCCGGTTGCCAACAACCAGCTGACGCAGGAAGAGGTGGATAAGGCCGAAAACAACCCGCTGCATAAGCTGAAGTTGAAGTTCAACCCGGCTGCTGCCGGTGAAGAGAAACGCCGTGGACCGCGCTACACGCCGCTGTCCAAGCGTCAGGACCGTCCGGCGTCGATCTACTGGCTGGTGAAGTTCCACCCTGAGCTGTCCGATGGCCAGATTTCCAAGCTGGTGGGCACCACCAAGCCGACCATTCAGGCGATCCGCGAGCGGACCCATTGGAACATTGCCAATATCCAGCCGATCGACCCGGTCGCGCTGGGCCTGTGTAAACAGTCCGAACTGGATGCCGCCGTACAGAAAGCCGCCGCCAAGAAGGCTGCCGAAGGTGGTGTGATGAGCGATGACGAACGTCGCAAGTTGGTGTCGACTGAACAGTCGCTGGAGATGGACGCAGAGCCCCGTATGCCGTCGGCGATCGAGGGTCTGGAGACCTTTACCCTCGGTGGCAGCGACAAGCCGAGCCGCGCCGAAGAAGAGGATGTGGTTGACGCTGACAGCTTCTTCAACCTGCCTGCCGGTGGCGATGACGAGGATGACGAGGACGATACGGATCCCCGTTTCTAA
- the recR gene encoding recombination mediator RecR — MIKNSTTDIEDLIALMAKLPGLGPRSARRAVLHLIRKRALLLTPLAETMSDVAASARECLNCGNVGTSDLCTICEDMTRANGELCVVEDVADLWAMERAAVFKGRYHVLGGTLSALDAVGPDELRIPRLVDRVQAENVTEVILALNATIDGQTTAHYIADQLNGRVRLTSLAQGVPIGGELDYLDEGTITAALRARKDI, encoded by the coding sequence ATGATCAAGAACTCCACCACCGATATCGAAGACCTGATTGCCCTGATGGCCAAACTGCCGGGGCTGGGGCCGCGCTCTGCCCGCCGGGCGGTCTTGCACCTGATCCGCAAACGCGCCCTGCTGCTGACACCACTGGCTGAAACGATGAGTGACGTTGCAGCCTCGGCTCGTGAATGCCTCAACTGCGGCAATGTCGGCACCAGCGATCTCTGTACCATCTGCGAGGATATGACCCGCGCCAATGGCGAACTCTGCGTGGTGGAGGATGTCGCGGATCTCTGGGCGATGGAGCGGGCTGCGGTCTTCAAAGGGCGCTATCACGTGCTTGGCGGCACCCTGTCGGCGCTGGATGCCGTCGGCCCTGACGAGCTGCGCATTCCCCGTCTGGTGGACCGGGTTCAAGCCGAGAACGTCACGGAGGTGATTCTGGCGCTCAACGCCACGATCGACGGCCAGACCACGGCGCATTACATTGCCGATCAGCTCAACGGCCGGGTTCGGCTCACCTCTCTTGCGCAGGGCGTGCCCATCGGCGGAGAACTGGATTACCTCGACGAAGGCACCATCACGGCGGCCCTGCGCGCCCGCAAGGACATCTGA
- a CDS encoding YbaB/EbfC family nucleoid-associated protein, producing the protein MLKGLGGLGDMAKMMKSAQELQTKMAQMQEDLHNVMVTGEAGAGLVKATASAKGDLKALDIDPSIFNGDDKEVVEDLILAAIKDAQAKAAEKAQDEMAKLTESMGLPKDIKLPF; encoded by the coding sequence ATGCTCAAAGGCCTCGGCGGTCTTGGCGACATGGCCAAGATGATGAAATCGGCACAGGAACTGCAAACCAAAATGGCGCAGATGCAGGAAGACCTGCACAATGTCATGGTCACCGGCGAAGCAGGCGCAGGTCTGGTCAAGGCGACCGCCTCGGCCAAGGGCGATCTGAAGGCGCTGGATATTGATCCGTCGATCTTCAACGGCGACGACAAGGAAGTGGTCGAAGACCTGATCCTCGCCGCGATCAAGGATGCCCAAGCGAAGGCAGCCGAGAAGGCGCAGGACGAAATGGCCAAGCTGACCGAAAGCATGGGCCTGCCCAAGGATATCAAGCTGCCGTTCTAA
- a CDS encoding DNA polymerase III subunit gamma/tau produces MSDTAGDTADQTSGQYQVLARKYRPETFADLVGQDAMVRTLKNAFAADRIAQAFIMTGIRGTGKTTTARIIAKGMNCIGEDGQGGPTTDPCGKCEHCTAIMEGRHVDVMEMDAASRTGVGDIREIIDSVQYRAASARYKIYIIDEVHMLSTSAFNALLKTLEEPPAHVKFIFATTEIRKVPVTVLSRCQRFDLRRIEPEVMIALLRKIAAAEGAQIADDALALITRAAEGSARDATSLLDQAISHGAGETTADQVRAMLGLADRGRVLDLMDMILRGDAAAALTELSAQYAEGADPLAVLRDLAEITHWVSVVKITPDAAEDPTVSPDERARGGQMAEALPMRVLTRMWQMLLKALEEVAAAPNAMMAAEMAVIRLTHVADLPTPEQLMRTLQDTPPPPPAGPGNGAPLPQAGAQGHHAGQYAGQNTGQNQNSGHNTGQTASGYQPGPGSGPTMSQTISATGGGPATALAPQMDQALARYPSFEHIVELIRVRRDGLLLEYVKTYLRLVSYQPGRITIQPTDDAPKDLAQRLGQQLQTWTQARWVISIANEGGGETITERDNAVENALRDKASQHPIVQAVLDSFPKARIIKIRTAEDLAAEVEADALPEVEDEWDPFEEE; encoded by the coding sequence ATGAGCGACACAGCAGGCGACACAGCAGACCAAACCTCGGGTCAATACCAGGTTCTGGCCCGCAAATACCGGCCCGAGACCTTTGCCGATCTGGTGGGTCAGGACGCCATGGTGCGGACGCTGAAGAACGCCTTTGCCGCCGATCGCATCGCCCAGGCCTTCATCATGACAGGCATCCGCGGCACCGGCAAAACCACAACCGCCCGGATCATCGCCAAGGGCATGAACTGCATCGGCGAGGATGGCCAGGGCGGCCCCACCACCGATCCTTGCGGCAAATGCGAGCATTGCACGGCGATCATGGAAGGCCGCCATGTCGATGTGATGGAGATGGACGCGGCCTCGCGCACAGGTGTCGGAGACATCCGCGAGATCATTGACTCGGTGCAGTACCGCGCCGCCTCGGCCCGCTACAAGATCTACATCATCGACGAAGTTCACATGCTGTCGACCAGTGCTTTCAACGCGCTCTTGAAGACGCTGGAGGAGCCGCCCGCGCATGTGAAGTTCATCTTCGCCACCACCGAAATCCGCAAGGTGCCGGTGACGGTGCTCAGCCGCTGCCAGCGGTTTGACCTGCGCCGGATCGAGCCGGAGGTGATGATTGCCCTCCTGCGCAAGATCGCAGCGGCTGAGGGCGCCCAGATTGCCGACGACGCGCTGGCGCTCATCACTCGCGCCGCCGAAGGATCTGCCCGGGATGCGACCTCGCTCCTGGATCAGGCGATTTCCCATGGCGCGGGCGAGACCACCGCCGATCAGGTCCGCGCCATGCTGGGCCTTGCCGACCGCGGCCGGGTACTGGACCTGATGGACATGATCCTGCGCGGCGATGCGGCGGCGGCACTGACGGAACTCAGTGCGCAATATGCCGAGGGCGCAGACCCGTTGGCGGTGCTGCGCGATCTGGCGGAGATCACCCATTGGGTTTCTGTGGTGAAGATCACGCCTGATGCGGCTGAAGACCCCACCGTCAGCCCCGATGAGCGCGCCCGTGGCGGCCAGATGGCCGAAGCCCTGCCGATGCGGGTGCTGACGCGGATGTGGCAGATGCTTCTGAAGGCTCTGGAGGAGGTTGCCGCCGCCCCCAACGCGATGATGGCGGCCGAAATGGCGGTGATCCGCCTGACCCATGTGGCTGATTTGCCAACCCCCGAACAGCTGATGCGCACGCTTCAGGACACCCCGCCGCCGCCACCAGCTGGCCCCGGCAATGGCGCCCCCCTGCCGCAGGCGGGCGCGCAGGGGCACCATGCCGGGCAATATGCGGGCCAAAACACCGGCCAGAATCAAAACTCCGGCCACAACACGGGTCAGACAGCCTCCGGCTATCAGCCCGGCCCTGGCAGCGGGCCGACGATGTCGCAGACCATCTCCGCCACGGGCGGCGGACCGGCCACTGCCCTTGCGCCGCAGATGGATCAGGCGCTGGCCCGATACCCCAGCTTTGAACATATCGTTGAACTGATTCGCGTCCGCCGGGATGGCCTGCTGCTGGAATATGTCAAAACCTACCTGAGGCTGGTCTCCTACCAGCCGGGGCGGATCACCATCCAGCCCACCGATGACGCGCCCAAAGATCTGGCACAACGCCTTGGCCAGCAGCTGCAGACCTGGACGCAGGCACGCTGGGTCATTTCCATCGCAAACGAAGGCGGTGGTGAGACGATCACCGAACGCGACAATGCAGTTGAAAACGCCCTGCGCGACAAGGCCAGTCAACATCCGATCGTACAGGCCGTTCTGGACAGCTTCCCCAAGGCCAGGATCATCAAGATCCGCACCGCCGAAGACCTCGCCGCCGAGGTCGAAGCAGACGCCCTGCCAGAGGTCGAGGACGAATGGGACCCCTTCGAAGAAGAGTAA
- a CDS encoding protein-tyrosine phosphatase family protein → MEDGSQHGDIEEERAGGTLILHALSVADGILALCPLPGAGGDYRGDMDHIREWQPGLVISMTTEEEHAAVGAETIGTDLQSIGSRWIHLPVPDFSAPPPEILSRWPEVSHLARKALVGGGRVLVHCRGGCGRSGMVVLRLMTECGERPDLALARLRAIRPCAIETDAQMIWAYGPRRIPGKGS, encoded by the coding sequence ATGGAGGATGGATCTCAACACGGTGACATCGAAGAAGAGCGGGCCGGGGGCACGCTGATCTTGCACGCGCTTTCGGTGGCGGATGGTATTCTGGCGCTATGCCCGCTGCCCGGTGCAGGGGGCGATTATCGTGGCGACATGGACCACATTCGAGAGTGGCAGCCCGGTTTGGTCATTTCGATGACCACGGAGGAGGAACATGCCGCAGTTGGTGCCGAGACGATCGGGACGGATCTGCAGAGTATTGGCAGCCGATGGATACATTTGCCCGTCCCTGATTTCAGTGCGCCGCCGCCGGAGATCCTGAGCCGTTGGCCGGAGGTCAGCCATCTGGCGCGCAAGGCGCTTGTTGGCGGTGGTCGCGTGCTGGTGCATTGCCGGGGTGGCTGTGGCCGGTCTGGCATGGTGGTGCTGCGGCTGATGACGGAATGCGGCGAGCGGCCGGATCTGGCGTTGGCACGGCTACGGGCCATTCGCCCCTGCGCAATCGAGACCGACGCTCAGATGATCTGGGCGTATGGCCCGAGGCGTATTCCCGGCAAAGGCTCCTGA
- a CDS encoding 5'-nucleotidase C-terminal domain-containing protein, whose translation MTGSDQTEDEKVGSLRILATTDLHANLLSHDYYSDRPDPSLGLSRVATLIAEAREEAAAKGAATLLVDNGDSIFGTPIAERPMQLSETRPAPVARAFDLLGYDAIGLGNHDFDFGLDQLRQALLQISCPVICSNMQLVDPQASLPFCQSAVLERVFPGSEDLPLRIGVLSVLPMQTLKWAAHQLQGRVTIDDMVQCAARQADALRARGCDIVIALAHTGIGEQTTGYGIENALHPLADLGVLDAIIGGHTHLTLPDPRHPVSVPVVMPGAHGSHLGVIDLHVQLQSGRWTVTKTTCRLRPIARRKTIADAGGMLVPLVAEDPVMVDALTEDHAETRRRMAQPVGSTSRPLHSYFTFLGRDQALALVAWAQAAAVRPALRDTVAGNLPLLSATAPGKFGARSGPSNYTDVPAGQMYMRHVVDIQPFPNELRTVVLNGAQLRDWLEMSAGLFNQIAPGTSGDPLLDTDRAGHNFDVIFGLQYDIDVSVPARFASDGELIDPSNHRIRNLRWKGAPIPENQHFAVAVSSYRIGGGGNFTMAQAATRLPTPPLRVRDVICDYVAGRLMRDPLEQAPPPWRLSSHPSTEVEIFTGPGARTYLTDLDPARHNLYGTTADGFLRIGVKL comes from the coding sequence ATGACAGGATCGGATCAAACCGAAGACGAAAAGGTCGGATCCCTGCGCATTCTGGCGACCACGGATCTGCATGCTAATCTTTTGAGTCACGACTATTATTCTGATCGCCCCGACCCAAGCCTGGGGCTCTCTCGTGTTGCCACACTGATCGCTGAGGCGCGCGAGGAAGCCGCTGCCAAAGGCGCCGCGACGCTGCTTGTCGACAATGGCGACAGCATCTTCGGCACCCCGATAGCAGAGCGCCCGATGCAGCTCAGCGAGACCCGCCCGGCCCCGGTTGCCCGCGCGTTCGACCTACTCGGCTACGATGCGATCGGGCTCGGCAACCATGATTTCGATTTCGGCCTGGATCAGCTCAGGCAGGCCTTGCTGCAGATCTCCTGCCCCGTCATCTGCTCAAATATGCAGCTGGTGGATCCGCAGGCTTCCTTGCCTTTTTGCCAGTCCGCAGTGCTCGAACGCGTTTTCCCCGGTTCGGAGGATCTGCCGCTTCGGATCGGCGTGCTCTCGGTTCTGCCGATGCAAACCCTGAAATGGGCCGCGCATCAGCTGCAGGGTCGCGTCACCATCGACGACATGGTGCAATGTGCCGCCCGGCAGGCCGACGCGTTGCGCGCCAGGGGCTGCGATATCGTCATCGCGCTGGCCCATACCGGTATCGGAGAGCAAACTACCGGATACGGCATTGAGAACGCACTCCACCCGCTTGCAGATCTTGGCGTTCTGGACGCCATCATCGGAGGTCACACTCATCTGACCCTGCCGGATCCGCGCCACCCCGTATCCGTGCCTGTGGTGATGCCGGGTGCCCATGGCTCACACCTCGGCGTGATCGACCTGCACGTCCAGCTGCAATCGGGCCGCTGGACCGTGACCAAAACCACCTGCAGATTGCGCCCTATCGCCCGGCGCAAGACCATCGCCGACGCGGGTGGCATGCTCGTTCCCCTGGTGGCCGAAGACCCCGTCATGGTCGACGCCCTCACAGAAGACCACGCAGAGACACGCAGGCGGATGGCCCAGCCTGTCGGCAGCACCAGCAGACCGCTGCACTCTTATTTCACCTTCCTTGGTCGCGATCAGGCCCTCGCGCTGGTGGCCTGGGCCCAGGCGGCTGCCGTGCGCCCCGCCCTGCGAGATACTGTTGCCGGAAACCTGCCACTGCTCTCAGCGACCGCTCCCGGCAAATTCGGCGCCCGGTCAGGTCCGTCCAACTACACAGATGTACCGGCCGGCCAGATGTACATGCGCCATGTCGTCGACATCCAGCCCTTCCCGAACGAGCTGCGCACGGTGGTTCTGAATGGTGCCCAGCTGCGCGATTGGCTGGAGATGTCGGCGGGTCTCTTCAATCAGATCGCGCCGGGCACCTCTGGAGACCCGCTGTTGGACACGGACCGGGCCGGTCACAACTTTGATGTCATCTTTGGGCTGCAATACGACATCGATGTCTCCGTACCTGCCAGATTTGCCAGCGATGGTGAGCTGATTGACCCCAGCAATCACCGAATCCGCAATCTGCGCTGGAAAGGAGCTCCAATACCAGAGAACCAACATTTCGCCGTAGCAGTAAGCAGTTACCGCATTGGCGGCGGCGGCAACTTCACGATGGCCCAGGCCGCGACCCGCCTGCCGACGCCCCCCCTGCGGGTCAGGGACGTGATTTGCGATTATGTCGCCGGGCGCCTGATGCGAGATCCATTGGAACAAGCGCCGCCCCCTTGGCGACTGTCCAGTCACCCCTCGACCGAGGTCGAGATCTTTACCGGACCCGGCGCCCGCACATATCTCACCGATCTCGACCCGGCCCGCCACAATTTGTACGGCACAACCGCCGACGGATTTTTGCGGATCGGTGTCAAGCTCTGA
- the nudC gene encoding NAD(+) diphosphatase, whose product MRQAEQVTFGGSGLDRAAQLRDDPAALTTRWQSENCRILLIWRGKPLCTLPEAGVESGAVPDALAWIGSDHPLATAGVGQAVFLGCCAAGLARFSLDISGWQPDNHDESALRGFVDNSEQRHPDLPTDTGFVELRRIMAQLSREDAELAAMARAVFGWHHSHGFCACCGAKSNMAQAGWQRLCPSCGAAHFPRTDPVVIMLITHGDAVLVGRSPGWPERIYSLLAGFVEPGETLEAAVRRETEEETGVKVGAVSYLSSQPWPFPMSLMFGCAGEALGREITIDPKEIEAARWVSRQEMMTVFEGGHPEIRRPRNGAIAHFLLQNWLADTLD is encoded by the coding sequence ATGCGACAGGCGGAACAAGTGACATTTGGTGGCAGCGGTCTGGACCGGGCCGCACAGCTCCGTGATGATCCGGCGGCCCTGACAACACGCTGGCAGAGCGAAAATTGCCGTATCCTTTTGATTTGGAGAGGGAAACCGCTATGTACGCTACCCGAGGCGGGAGTGGAGAGCGGCGCTGTGCCGGATGCTCTGGCTTGGATCGGGTCCGATCATCCCCTGGCGACGGCTGGTGTGGGGCAGGCGGTCTTCCTGGGATGCTGTGCTGCTGGTTTGGCACGGTTCTCGCTTGATATCAGTGGGTGGCAGCCAGACAATCATGACGAGAGCGCGCTGCGCGGCTTTGTCGACAACAGTGAACAGCGGCACCCGGATTTGCCCACTGACACGGGGTTTGTGGAGCTGCGCCGCATCATGGCACAACTCAGTCGCGAGGACGCCGAACTGGCAGCGATGGCACGGGCGGTGTTCGGCTGGCATCACAGCCATGGGTTCTGCGCCTGTTGTGGCGCGAAGAGCAATATGGCGCAGGCTGGCTGGCAGCGGCTTTGTCCCAGTTGCGGTGCGGCCCATTTTCCGCGTACCGACCCGGTGGTCATCATGCTGATCACCCATGGTGATGCCGTTCTGGTTGGTCGCTCGCCGGGGTGGCCGGAGCGGATATATTCGCTGCTGGCCGGTTTCGTGGAGCCGGGAGAAACGCTGGAAGCAGCCGTGAGACGCGAGACGGAAGAGGAAACAGGGGTGAAGGTCGGCGCCGTCAGCTACCTGTCCAGCCAGCCCTGGCCGTTTCCTATGTCGTTGATGTTTGGCTGTGCGGGCGAGGCTCTGGGGCGGGAGATCACCATCGACCCGAAAGAAATCGAAGCGGCGCGCTGGGTTTCGCGGCAGGAGATGATGACGGTTTTTGAAGGGGGCCATCCTGAAATTCGCAGACCGCGCAACGGCGCAATTGCACATTTCCTTTTGCAGAACTGGCTTGCAGATACACTGGATTGA
- a CDS encoding SRPBCC family protein, giving the protein MDFSSKEDIDAPIAEVFRSISDFESMERMALRRGVDVQRLGDAQHPENGLAWDIEFQFRGKKRNLHLSLSTYEPVTQMILSGTGSGMDGTMDIELLALSPQRTRLSVTLTLTPKTLSGRLMVQSLKLAKTKLKRGFKKRVSEFAKQTEERVNRSA; this is encoded by the coding sequence ATGGATTTCTCCAGCAAAGAAGACATCGACGCACCTATCGCCGAAGTCTTTCGGTCGATTTCTGATTTCGAGAGCATGGAGCGGATGGCGTTGCGTCGGGGTGTCGATGTGCAGCGCCTGGGAGATGCACAGCATCCGGAGAACGGGCTGGCCTGGGACATCGAATTTCAGTTCCGCGGAAAGAAGCGCAATCTGCATCTGTCGCTTAGCACCTACGAGCCGGTAACTCAGATGATTCTGAGCGGCACGGGTAGCGGGATGGATGGCACGATGGATATTGAGCTGCTGGCCCTGTCGCCCCAGCGCACCCGGCTTTCCGTGACCCTGACGCTGACACCGAAGACACTGTCAGGGCGTTTGATGGTTCAGTCGCTGAAACTGGCCAAAACCAAACTCAAGCGTGGTTTCAAGAAGCGGGTGTCCGAGTTCGCCAAGCAGACGGAAGAGCGCGTCAATCGTTCAGCCTGA
- a CDS encoding prephenate dehydratase, whose product MTHRIAIQGELGSYSHEACRKERPDMDVLPCRNFEDAIDAVRNGEAELAMLPVENSTYGRVADIHRLLPHSGLHIIDEAFVRVHINLLGVPGARLEDIKDAHSHLVLLPQCARFLSENNIRGRVSPDNARAARDVAEQGDKSHAALASELAGEIYGLEVLARHIEDHGNNTTRFLTMSREPNLERRGNHGMITSFVFQVRNIPAALYKAMGGFATNGINMTKLESYMVDGSFTATQFYADIDGHPDDPNVQLAMDELAYFTTNIEILGVYPANDDRF is encoded by the coding sequence ATGACCCATAGAATTGCCATTCAGGGGGAGCTTGGCTCCTACAGCCACGAAGCCTGCCGCAAGGAGCGCCCCGACATGGACGTGCTGCCTTGTCGCAACTTCGAGGATGCCATTGACGCTGTCCGCAACGGCGAAGCCGAATTGGCGATGCTGCCGGTGGAGAACTCCACCTACGGGCGCGTTGCGGATATCCACCGCCTGCTGCCCCACAGCGGTTTGCACATCATTGATGAGGCCTTTGTGCGGGTGCATATCAATCTTCTTGGCGTTCCTGGTGCGCGGCTTGAGGATATCAAGGACGCTCATTCGCATCTGGTGCTGCTCCCGCAATGTGCGCGTTTCCTCAGCGAAAACAACATTCGCGGCCGCGTCAGCCCGGACAACGCCCGCGCCGCGCGCGATGTCGCTGAACAAGGCGACAAGAGCCATGCGGCGCTGGCCAGCGAATTGGCCGGAGAGATCTACGGCCTTGAGGTGCTGGCACGCCATATCGAGGATCATGGCAACAATACCACGCGCTTCCTGACCATGTCGCGTGAGCCGAATCTGGAGCGCCGTGGCAACCACGGCATGATCACCAGCTTTGTCTTTCAGGTCCGCAACATCCCGGCAGCTCTCTACAAGGCGATGGGCGGATTCGCGACCAACGGTATCAACATGACCAAGCTGGAGAGCTACATGGTCGACGGGTCCTTCACAGCGACCCAGTTCTATGCAGATATCGACGGTCATCCCGACGATCCAAATGTGCAGCTCGCCATGGACGAGCTGGCCTATTTCACCACCAACATTGAAATACTGGGTGTCTACCCGGCCAATGACGACCGGTTCTGA
- a CDS encoding c-type cytochrome, which yields MFDTMTLTKATAGFCGAFLVLLLGKWAAEGLYHTEAHGEASYVIEVEEAGAEEVVEVVDFGELMAAADVGKGANVFKKCSACHKLEAGANSTGPYLYGVVGRPIAAADGFGYSASLAGMGGEWTAEELDAFLTKPSQYAPGTTMSFSGLKKQSDRVNLIAYLDSLDN from the coding sequence ATGTTTGACACGATGACCCTTACCAAAGCGACCGCAGGCTTTTGCGGCGCTTTCCTCGTGCTCCTGCTAGGCAAATGGGCCGCAGAGGGGCTCTATCACACCGAAGCTCATGGCGAGGCTTCCTATGTGATCGAAGTGGAAGAGGCAGGTGCGGAAGAAGTAGTTGAAGTCGTCGACTTCGGCGAACTGATGGCCGCAGCAGATGTTGGCAAAGGTGCCAATGTCTTCAAGAAATGCTCCGCCTGCCACAAACTCGAAGCTGGTGCCAATAGCACCGGTCCTTACCTCTACGGAGTCGTTGGTCGCCCGATTGCTGCCGCAGATGGCTTTGGCTATTCCGCGTCGCTGGCGGGGATGGGCGGCGAATGGACAGCTGAAGAGCTCGATGCCTTCCTGACCAAGCCATCGCAATATGCGCCGGGCACCACCATGAGCTTCAGTGGCCTGAAAAAACAGAGCGATCGGGTGAACCTGATTGCCTATCTGGACAGCCTCGACAACTGA